A window of Gloeocapsa sp. PCC 7428 contains these coding sequences:
- a CDS encoding putative toxin-antitoxin system toxin component, PIN family, with amino-acid sequence MYVFDSCILVAALRSRRGASFLILSALRQRAITGCLSEALFLEYADVLKRDENLRQFWTSLEEVDVVLGVLADVLKPVPIYFQWRPQLSDPNDERVLECAINAQATAIVTFNERDFLPSTSQFGIAVIQPGVLVRALNLKERLSE; translated from the coding sequence ATGTATGTTTTCGATAGCTGCATTTTGGTTGCAGCACTACGCTCTCGACGAGGTGCTAGTTTTTTGATTCTGAGCGCTCTGAGGCAACGAGCCATTACTGGATGTCTTTCAGAAGCCCTTTTTCTTGAATATGCTGATGTGTTGAAGCGCGACGAGAACCTACGACAGTTTTGGACTTCACTAGAGGAGGTCGATGTGGTACTAGGAGTGCTGGCAGATGTTTTGAAGCCAGTTCCTATCTATTTCCAATGGCGACCGCAACTAAGCGATCCCAATGACGAAAGAGTTTTAGAATGTGCTATCAATGCTCAAGCTACGGCAATTGTCACGTTTAATGAACGAGATTTCCTGCCCTCTACATCACAATTCGGCATTGCAGTGATTCAGCCTGGAGTTTTGGTTCGAGCCTTGAATTTAAAGGAGCGTTTAAGCGAATGA
- a CDS encoding Mu transposase C-terminal domain-containing protein yields the protein MTLNTREGLAIGIEWSNQVWQVDHTRADVLVVDQAGQVLGRPTLTLVVDTYSRCIMGMHLGFDAPSAAVVCLALRHAILPKQYSSAYELQGNWGTYGLPQYLYTDGGKDFRAQHLEQVATELGIVLCLRRKPSDGGIVERPFGTFNTQFFSTLPGYVSSNVETRSPVAETEACLTLIQLEQLFVRYIVDHYNPAIDARMGDQSRIGRWEAGRIAQLSLLGERELDLCLMRRDHRTVYRSGYLQFANLTYLGEHLAAYAGESVVLRYDPRDITTVFIYQVQECKEVFLTRAHAQGWETETLSYAEAQTLSQRKREAGKAISNRSMLDEVRDRDQRVKKLQKQQKQNGNAPKPRTAAQPDIVGTDAPISVSSSLVNSPATEPVTESEPETIKPKKSVPYVRVYDYEDLKRKAGLL from the coding sequence TTGACGCTGAACACCCGTGAAGGATTAGCGATTGGGATCGAGTGGTCGAATCAAGTGTGGCAGGTGGATCACACCCGCGCTGATGTGTTGGTGGTGGATCAGGCAGGGCAAGTTTTAGGGCGACCTACCTTAACGCTCGTGGTTGACACCTACTCGCGGTGCATTATGGGGATGCATCTCGGCTTTGACGCGCCTAGTGCCGCCGTGGTGTGTTTGGCATTACGCCATGCGATCCTACCCAAACAATACAGTTCTGCCTATGAATTGCAGGGAAACTGGGGGACGTATGGGCTACCACAATATTTATATACGGATGGGGGGAAAGACTTTCGAGCGCAACACTTAGAGCAAGTGGCAACCGAATTAGGCATCGTACTGTGTCTGCGTCGCAAGCCCTCCGATGGTGGGATTGTCGAGCGACCCTTTGGCACATTCAATACCCAATTTTTCTCAACCTTACCCGGCTATGTCAGCAGTAATGTAGAAACGCGATCGCCCGTGGCGGAAACCGAAGCTTGTTTAACGCTAATTCAGCTAGAGCAATTGTTTGTGCGCTACATCGTGGATCACTACAACCCGGCGATCGATGCCCGTATGGGCGATCAAAGCCGCATCGGACGGTGGGAAGCCGGACGCATTGCCCAACTGTCTCTGTTAGGGGAACGCGAGTTAGACCTGTGCCTGATGCGACGCGATCACCGAACGGTGTACCGCAGTGGCTATCTCCAGTTCGCCAATCTAACATACCTTGGCGAACATTTAGCTGCTTATGCCGGAGAATCGGTCGTGCTGCGGTACGACCCCCGCGACATCACGACTGTCTTCATTTATCAGGTGCAAGAGTGTAAAGAAGTGTTTCTCACTCGTGCCCATGCTCAGGGCTGGGAAACCGAAACCTTGTCATATGCAGAAGCCCAGACACTCAGCCAACGCAAACGAGAAGCAGGCAAAGCCATTAGTAATCGATCGATGCTGGACGAAGTGCGCGATCGTGATCAGCGCGTCAAGAAACTCCAAAAGCAGCAAAAACAAAACGGGAATGCGCCCAAACCCCGCACCGCTGCTCAACCCGATATCGTAGGAACCGATGCACCCATCAGCGTATCATCCTCCCTGGTTAATTCGCCTGCAACTGAACCTGTTACCGAGTCGGAGCCAGAGACGATCAAGCCGAAGAAGTCGGTGCCCTATGTGCGGGTTTATGATTACGAAGACCTAAAACGGAAGGCAGGCTTACTGTGA
- a CDS encoding helix-turn-helix domain-containing protein, with the protein MTVRSVRRLMRQLREEGVESIIRRSRSDRGEARISSQWQQFIVKTYRSGNRGGRRMNPAQVAVRVKVRAQELGTQEYPSHMTVYRILKPLIEQQQQKRSLLLATGPFDAEHP; encoded by the coding sequence ATGACCGTTCGGAGCGTGCGCCGACTGATGCGGCAATTACGCGAGGAGGGAGTGGAGAGTATCATCCGGCGATCGCGCTCGGATCGAGGAGAAGCGCGCATCAGCTCTCAGTGGCAGCAGTTTATTGTGAAAACTTATCGCTCTGGGAATCGAGGCGGTCGGAGAATGAACCCGGCACAAGTGGCAGTGCGGGTGAAGGTACGGGCACAAGAACTAGGGACACAAGAGTATCCGAGCCACATGACGGTCTACCGCATCTTGAAGCCGTTAATCGAGCAGCAGCAGCAAAAGCGATCGCTCTTGCTGGCGACAGGACCGTTTGACGCTGAACACCCGTGA
- a CDS encoding efflux RND transporter permease subunit — MFADFFIKRPVFAIVGALVILVAGLVSLPTLPVEQYPDISPVQITVTANYVGANAQVVEDTVTTVLERQINGVEGMRYMSSTSSNDGTSTIVVTFEQGYDIDVAASDVQNRVLQVEPRLPEAVQQTGVSVSKQSSGIVLAMAIYSEDDRYDDIFISNYVDLYVLDPLRRIEGVGNILTFGERRYAMRVWLDPNRLASRNLTAQDVISALNQQNIQIGIGSIGQPPVPDKQLYQIDLQAIGRLRDANEFEEIVLKAETDGTLVKLKDVGRVELGAENYSSFASYRGHVSVGYQVIQIPGSNALNIAKAVKTEMQRLAESFPAGLTYDIPYDSSLFVEASFKEVVITLVQAVLLVVLVIFIFLQDWRTTIIPAITIPISLIGTFIFVKLFSFSLNSLTLFGLTLATGVVVDDAIVIVEDISRLIQEKGLSPVRAAIEAMHELFGAVIATSLVLMAVFIPVGFFPGTTGQLYKQFALTIAFAIAISTFNALTLTPALSALLLRQQPQSRGWLGWSFNRINGFLNWLRRVYNRALHFIIRFKGAVLILFIASLGLTGWLYLRVPQAFLPDEDQGYFINLIQGPDGTSLNYTKQIVEQAEQQLLDVPEIRATFAVGGVGFSGNAPNRGFMFAPLQPWTERTNPEQTVSGILNRVRGSLMAIPQAPVLAINPPTIQSLGSVGGFVFQLQDRSDRTTSDISTLDQMKGELLNRANQTPGLQAVFSTYTANAPQLLLEVDRDKAEALQVSVDEIYSTLQTYLGSRYVNDFNAFGRTYRVYIQADQQFRSNPEHISQLYVRSRQGEMIPLSNLMTMTQTTGPQTINHYNLYRSIEINGTAAPGFSSGQAIQAMERLAAEVLPPNMGFEWSGISLEELESGGQAPIIFGLGVFFVLLVLAAQYNNFVDPLIIVLSVPLAVLGALSAQSLRELHNDVYCQVGLVMLIGLASKNSILIVEFANRLRDQGLSITKAAIQGSQERLRPILMTAISTLLGIYPLVMATGAGSASRQSLGTAVFGGMLVSTLLSLFVVPMLYIMISKIRERLMRSPSIHIFDEQA; from the coding sequence ATGTTCGCTGATTTCTTCATCAAACGACCTGTTTTTGCGATCGTTGGTGCTTTGGTTATTCTAGTGGCGGGATTAGTCAGCCTGCCGACTTTACCTGTCGAGCAGTATCCTGACATCAGCCCGGTGCAAATCACGGTGACTGCAAACTATGTCGGTGCCAATGCTCAAGTCGTCGAAGACACTGTCACTACTGTGTTGGAACGGCAGATTAATGGGGTCGAAGGCATGCGGTATATGAGTTCGACCAGTAGTAATGATGGCACGAGTACGATCGTCGTCACCTTTGAGCAGGGATATGACATTGATGTCGCTGCATCTGATGTGCAAAATCGGGTACTGCAAGTGGAACCGCGCTTACCAGAAGCTGTGCAACAAACGGGCGTATCGGTATCAAAGCAGTCTAGCGGCATTGTCTTAGCAATGGCAATCTATAGCGAAGACGATCGCTATGATGACATTTTTATTAGTAATTATGTGGATCTCTATGTACTAGACCCGCTCCGGCGCATTGAGGGCGTTGGCAACATTCTTACTTTTGGCGAACGTCGTTACGCGATGCGGGTTTGGCTAGACCCTAATCGACTCGCCAGCCGTAACCTTACTGCTCAGGACGTAATTAGTGCCCTCAATCAGCAAAATATCCAAATAGGGATTGGTAGCATTGGGCAACCACCTGTACCTGATAAACAGCTATATCAAATTGACTTGCAGGCGATCGGTAGACTGAGAGACGCAAACGAGTTTGAGGAGATTGTGCTGAAGGCCGAAACTGATGGCACACTGGTGAAATTGAAAGATGTGGGTCGGGTCGAGTTAGGGGCTGAAAACTATAGCTCGTTCGCCAGCTATAGAGGACATGTTTCAGTTGGCTATCAAGTGATTCAGATTCCAGGCAGCAATGCTTTGAACATTGCAAAAGCGGTCAAGACTGAAATGCAACGATTGGCAGAGAGCTTTCCTGCTGGCTTGACCTACGACATTCCCTATGATTCTTCATTGTTTGTAGAGGCATCTTTCAAGGAAGTCGTCATCACTCTGGTTCAAGCGGTGTTGCTAGTTGTGCTGGTAATTTTCATCTTCTTACAGGACTGGCGCACCACGATCATTCCAGCCATCACAATTCCTATTTCTTTGATTGGCACTTTTATATTCGTAAAACTATTCAGCTTTTCACTCAATAGCCTGACGTTATTTGGTTTAACTTTAGCAACTGGAGTGGTTGTGGATGATGCGATCGTTATCGTAGAAGATATTTCCCGTTTAATTCAAGAAAAAGGGCTGAGTCCAGTTCGAGCTGCAATTGAAGCTATGCACGAACTATTTGGGGCAGTCATCGCTACATCGTTAGTTCTTATGGCAGTGTTTATTCCTGTTGGCTTCTTCCCTGGAACCACTGGACAACTCTACAAACAATTTGCCCTGACGATTGCCTTTGCAATCGCCATTTCTACCTTTAATGCCTTGACATTAACTCCAGCCCTTTCTGCTCTATTGCTACGTCAACAGCCTCAATCACGAGGCTGGTTAGGTTGGAGCTTTAATCGCATCAATGGGTTTCTCAATTGGCTGCGTCGTGTTTATAATCGTGCCCTTCATTTCATCATTCGGTTTAAGGGAGCCGTGCTCATCCTGTTTATCGCGTCCTTAGGGTTAACGGGTTGGCTTTACCTGCGCGTCCCACAAGCCTTTTTACCCGATGAAGATCAAGGATATTTCATCAATTTGATTCAAGGACCCGATGGCACATCCTTAAATTACACCAAACAGATTGTGGAGCAAGCGGAACAACAGTTGCTCGACGTGCCCGAAATCCGAGCAACCTTTGCCGTTGGTGGTGTAGGATTTAGCGGCAATGCTCCTAATCGAGGATTTATGTTTGCGCCCCTCCAGCCTTGGACTGAACGAACCAATCCGGAACAGACGGTATCAGGCATTCTGAATCGGGTACGAGGATCACTGATGGCGATTCCGCAAGCTCCGGTGCTGGCAATCAATCCACCGACGATTCAAAGTTTGGGCAGTGTAGGTGGTTTTGTATTTCAACTGCAAGATCGAAGCGATCGTACCACCAGTGATATTAGCACGCTCGATCAGATGAAGGGTGAACTGCTCAATCGTGCTAATCAAACCCCAGGATTGCAGGCTGTTTTTAGCACCTATACGGCAAACGCACCACAACTGTTGCTTGAAGTTGATCGCGATAAAGCGGAGGCATTGCAAGTTTCAGTCGATGAAATTTACAGTACACTGCAAACCTATCTCGGTTCGCGCTACGTCAATGATTTCAATGCATTTGGTCGCACCTATCGTGTTTATATCCAGGCAGATCAACAATTTCGTTCTAATCCAGAACATATTAGTCAGTTGTACGTGCGTTCCAGACAGGGTGAAATGATTCCTTTGAGTAACCTCATGACCATGACTCAAACAACTGGTCCGCAAACGATTAATCACTATAACCTGTATCGATCAATTGAAATTAATGGGACAGCCGCGCCTGGGTTTAGTTCTGGACAAGCTATTCAAGCCATGGAAAGATTGGCGGCTGAGGTGTTACCTCCCAACATGGGATTTGAGTGGTCAGGAATTTCTCTGGAAGAACTAGAATCTGGAGGGCAGGCTCCCATCATTTTTGGGTTAGGTGTTTTCTTTGTACTCCTGGTTCTGGCAGCTCAGTACAACAATTTTGTTGATCCACTCATTATCGTGTTGTCTGTTCCTTTGGCGGTTCTAGGAGCGTTATCAGCTCAATCTCTGCGAGAGTTACATAACGATGTATATTGTCAAGTTGGACTCGTCATGTTGATTGGTTTAGCTAGCAAGAACTCAATTTTGATTGTAGAGTTTGCCAATCGATTACGCGATCAGGGACTTTCAATTACTAAAGCAGCTATACAAGGCTCACAGGAGCGATTACGCCCAATTTTGATGACAGCCATCTCTACCCTGTTAGGCATTTATCCGTTGGTTATGGCAACTGGAGCCGGATCAGCTAGTCGCCAATCCTTAGGAACGGCAGTTTTTGGTGGAATGTTAGTTTCAACACTTTTGAGTTTATTCGTGGTGCCCATGCTCTACATCATGATTAGCAAGATTCGAGAACGATTGATGCGCTCGCCATCCATCCACATCTTTGATGAACAGGCTTGA
- a CDS encoding efflux RND transporter periplasmic adaptor subunit — MNSSSQRASVRPRRFRLGWLLGLLLLGGGGLGVWWVLAPSREPVPATAQQPAMPVKTLTLQPRLIQERSEFIANVRSRRSVTLRPRIQGQITQILATPGERVTTGTVLIQIDPDEQQAAVSSTSAAVESAQANVKNVRAILRSLEAERVSKLSDVELNQQEYERYAALAEVGAVSQQTRDQYANRIEVARANLNAIVEQIQAQQAAVVRAEKAVQEAQARIQEQQVQLQYFQIAAPFAGVVGDIPVKVGDFVDTSTELISVSENDSLEVNFSIPAEQATQLQVGSPVELFDSQGRKLGTSQVFFIAPNTANTTQSVLVKASLDNSDGQLRTDQFVRASVIWNQQPGVLIPTTAVTRLGGEAFVYVIEPSELGFVARQRLVELGSVEGNDYQVLDGLEPGESIVTSGVLALRDGVPITPES, encoded by the coding sequence ATGAATTCATCTTCTCAAAGGGCTTCAGTCCGTCCTCGTCGCTTTCGCCTGGGGTGGTTGCTAGGACTGCTGTTGCTAGGGGGCGGTGGGCTGGGAGTTTGGTGGGTTCTGGCTCCGAGTCGTGAGCCAGTTCCTGCAACTGCCCAGCAACCGGCGATGCCCGTCAAAACCTTGACCCTACAGCCGCGCCTCATTCAGGAGAGATCGGAGTTCATCGCTAATGTGCGATCGCGCCGTTCCGTAACATTACGACCTAGAATTCAGGGTCAAATTACTCAGATTTTGGCGACCCCCGGAGAACGAGTTACTACCGGAACCGTACTCATTCAAATTGATCCAGATGAACAACAAGCGGCTGTCAGCAGTACCAGTGCAGCAGTAGAATCGGCTCAAGCGAATGTGAAGAATGTCAGAGCTATATTGCGCTCGCTCGAAGCTGAACGAGTATCTAAATTATCGGATGTTGAACTTAATCAACAAGAATATGAACGCTATGCGGCACTGGCTGAAGTGGGAGCTGTTTCGCAACAGACACGAGACCAGTATGCTAACCGCATTGAAGTCGCGCGGGCTAACCTCAATGCGATTGTAGAACAAATTCAAGCGCAACAAGCTGCCGTTGTTCGGGCTGAGAAGGCAGTACAGGAAGCTCAAGCACGGATTCAAGAACAACAGGTGCAGCTTCAGTATTTTCAAATTGCGGCTCCGTTTGCAGGTGTTGTAGGCGACATTCCTGTGAAAGTAGGTGACTTCGTAGATACCTCTACCGAGTTGATCAGCGTTTCAGAGAATGATTCGCTAGAGGTAAATTTTTCAATCCCGGCTGAGCAGGCAACTCAACTGCAAGTAGGCAGCCCAGTTGAGTTATTCGACAGCCAGGGTCGCAAATTGGGAACTAGCCAAGTTTTTTTCATTGCTCCTAACACAGCTAACACAACGCAATCTGTTCTTGTCAAAGCCTCGCTTGACAATTCTGATGGGCAATTGCGAACCGATCAATTTGTGCGGGCAAGCGTGATTTGGAATCAGCAACCCGGTGTACTTATTCCCACAACTGCCGTGACTCGCTTAGGTGGGGAAGCCTTCGTTTATGTGATTGAACCTTCAGAGTTAGGATTCGTGGCTCGACAGCGCTTGGTTGAACTCGGCAGCGTGGAGGGCAATGATTATCAAGTTCTTGATGGATTAGAGCCAGGAGAAAGCATTGTTACCTCAGGAGTCCTGGCTCTAAGGGATGGTGTACCGATTACCCCTGAGTCCTAG
- a CDS encoding glutaredoxin: protein MTVMNRKTKNTTATSVTVYRMSMPEHECPWGLRAIKLLQEQGMEFEDVKLRSRQEVDQFKAKYGVATTPQIFFGKERVGGYTDLAERLKVEAEKAEYSYTPVAAVFSTAGLMALATSLGIPGFMGFSLSMLASLKLMDINAFAESFEKYDLVTKRFKPYGKIYPFAELLIGLGFLSGVAPLATGIGSLIVGVSGAISVFKAVYIDKLALNCACVGGNSKAPLGVVSFAENAIMAVMGGVLTFSALSEANIQSMRSLEALPPAVVQLREGNYEAK, encoded by the coding sequence ATGACTGTTATGAATCGAAAAACTAAAAATACGACTGCTACATCCGTTACTGTTTATCGGATGTCTATGCCTGAGCATGAGTGCCCTTGGGGACTTCGTGCGATCAAATTGCTTCAGGAGCAAGGTATGGAATTCGAGGATGTTAAACTCCGATCGCGCCAAGAAGTCGATCAGTTCAAAGCAAAATACGGTGTTGCCACTACCCCTCAGATTTTCTTTGGTAAAGAACGAGTTGGAGGTTACACAGATTTGGCAGAACGGCTAAAGGTAGAAGCAGAAAAAGCCGAGTATTCCTATACTCCAGTCGCTGCGGTCTTCTCGACGGCCGGACTAATGGCGCTTGCCACATCGCTTGGAATTCCTGGCTTCATGGGATTTTCGCTCTCAATGCTGGCTTCGCTCAAATTGATGGATATTAACGCTTTTGCCGAGAGCTTTGAAAAATATGACCTCGTCACCAAGCGCTTCAAGCCCTATGGAAAAATCTATCCCTTTGCTGAGTTACTAATTGGGCTTGGGTTTCTCTCTGGCGTTGCCCCGCTTGCTACTGGAATTGGGTCATTGATTGTTGGTGTGAGTGGTGCAATTTCGGTCTTCAAAGCGGTCTACATTGATAAGCTGGCGTTAAATTGCGCTTGTGTGGGCGGTAACTCTAAAGCACCACTGGGTGTCGTCAGTTTTGCTGAGAACGCAATCATGGCAGTGATGGGTGGAGTGCTAACCTTTTCTGCATTGTCAGAGGCAAATATTCAGTCGATGCGAAGTCTAGAAGCATTGCCTCCAGCGGTGGTGCAGCTACGAGAAGGAAACTACGAAGCTAAATGA
- the fldA gene encoding flavodoxin FldA yields MAKIALFYGTQTSNTQTAAELIQKEFGSDAVVTLQDISQTEPNDFNEYQYIIIACPTWNVGELQSDWESFYDDQLDNIDFSGKKVAYFGEGDQIGYPDTFQDAMGILEEKISELGGETVGYWSTEGYEFSDSKALRDGKFVGLALDEDNQSELTEERIKAWVAQLKTEFGL; encoded by the coding sequence ATGGCTAAGATTGCTTTGTTTTATGGAACTCAAACAAGCAACACGCAAACCGCAGCAGAATTGATTCAAAAAGAGTTTGGTAGTGACGCTGTTGTAACACTACAGGATATCTCGCAAACTGAACCTAACGACTTTAATGAATATCAGTACATCATCATTGCATGTCCGACCTGGAACGTAGGAGAGCTACAGAGCGACTGGGAAAGTTTCTACGACGATCAGCTAGATAACATCGATTTTAGCGGAAAGAAAGTTGCATACTTTGGAGAAGGCGATCAAATTGGCTATCCCGATACTTTCCAGGATGCAATGGGAATACTGGAGGAAAAAATTTCTGAACTTGGTGGCGAAACGGTTGGCTACTGGTCTACTGAAGGATATGAGTTCAGTGATTCTAAAGCACTCCGAGACGGTAAGTTTGTGGGGCTAGCCCTAGATGAAGACAACCAGTCTGAACTAACAGAAGAACGCATCAAGGCTTGGGTTGCTCAACTCAAGACTGAGTTTGGGCTGTAG
- a CDS encoding heavy metal-responsive transcriptional regulator — protein MLVQHSPKLIGSVAKTSGMPIKTIRYYEELGLLKTTGRTEGGYRLFNSDVFSRLSFIKRAQGLGLSLSEIKEFLDVYDQGDLPCDHIKVKLEDKLEAIEQQIQQLQILKQELRGLLSGWETIPEHPEDTICPIIERV, from the coding sequence ATGTTAGTTCAACACTCTCCTAAATTGATTGGTTCAGTTGCAAAAACAAGTGGTATGCCGATCAAAACGATTCGATACTACGAAGAGCTAGGTTTACTGAAGACAACTGGGAGAACTGAAGGTGGATATCGCTTGTTTAACTCAGATGTGTTCTCTCGGTTGAGCTTCATCAAGCGTGCCCAAGGATTAGGATTAAGTCTGTCGGAGATTAAGGAATTTCTAGATGTTTACGACCAGGGCGACCTACCGTGCGATCACATCAAGGTAAAGTTGGAAGATAAGCTGGAGGCGATCGAACAACAAATCCAGCAACTGCAAATTCTCAAACAGGAATTAAGAGGATTACTATCAGGTTGGGAAACCATTCCTGAACATCCTGAAGATACCATTTGTCCAATTATTGAACGGGTTTAA
- a CDS encoding cupredoxin domain-containing protein, whose protein sequence is MVKKTTIISGIASLGLVLGVASSRAVAQMPHDMSDMQPTEQTGQFRRIDQPIANKVAVTLGGLGLIGLELWWFLLSKPKSRKATTQGGVQEVTVRVDGGYEPSHIVVQAEQPVRLNFDRKDPSSCLEEVRFPDFRIAQELPLNQITPIEFTPDKPGRYQFTCGMNMFRGVVEVQSANGGMAMAIASVPQPTHHSDHTHHADQSTVSASGVEAIMTPAGIQQATITVAKGYQPKRVIVEAGNPVRLHFDRQNPSSCYDQLMIPDFAITVNLPLDQTTTVEFTPEQAGEYEFMCGMKMNRGVIEVRASNSTSDGKVIAQTSIQVR, encoded by the coding sequence ATGGTGAAGAAAACAACAATCATCAGTGGTATTGCAAGCTTGGGATTAGTGCTAGGAGTAGCATCTAGCAGAGCGGTTGCACAAATGCCTCACGACATGAGCGACATGCAGCCGACTGAACAAACCGGACAATTTCGCCGCATTGATCAACCTATTGCGAATAAAGTAGCGGTAACACTGGGTGGATTAGGGTTAATTGGGTTGGAACTGTGGTGGTTTCTGCTCAGTAAACCAAAGTCGCGTAAGGCAACCACTCAGGGCGGAGTTCAGGAGGTGACTGTCAGAGTCGATGGTGGATATGAACCGAGCCATATTGTGGTGCAAGCTGAGCAACCCGTGCGATTAAACTTCGATCGCAAAGATCCCAGCAGTTGCTTAGAGGAGGTACGTTTCCCTGATTTTCGTATCGCCCAAGAGCTACCACTCAACCAAATCACCCCAATCGAGTTTACGCCTGATAAACCTGGCAGATATCAGTTTACCTGCGGCATGAATATGTTTCGAGGTGTGGTGGAAGTGCAGTCTGCAAACGGAGGTATGGCAATGGCGATCGCCTCTGTTCCTCAACCTACTCATCACTCTGATCACACTCATCACGCGGATCAGTCTACGGTTTCAGCCTCTGGTGTTGAAGCGATAATGACACCAGCAGGAATCCAACAGGCAACCATAACCGTTGCGAAAGGGTATCAACCAAAGCGAGTCATCGTCGAAGCTGGAAACCCCGTTCGTTTGCATTTCGATCGCCAAAATCCCAGTAGTTGCTATGACCAATTAATGATTCCAGACTTTGCGATCACGGTGAACCTTCCACTCGATCAAACAACAACGGTGGAATTTACACCAGAACAAGCAGGCGAGTATGAGTTCATGTGTGGCATGAAGATGAATCGTGGTGTGATTGAAGTGCGAGCTTCTAATAGCACTAGTGATGGGAAGGTTATTGCTCAAACTTCAATACAGGTGAGGTAG